From the genome of Malus sylvestris chromosome 13, drMalSylv7.2, whole genome shotgun sequence:
CTGCACGCAGTTGTCTTATATCCCGACATCATACAATACATATGCTGATTTCGTTTGTTTGGATAAAAAGGACTAGAAATAATCGGAAAACCCCAATTTCTTTTCTCTCACTTTGTCACTCTCTTGATGGTCGTGGTTTTATTACGTGTGAGATGAGATATTAATGGGAATGGGAATTGTAGGTGTGTGAAATTGcaagttgagttggagagttgagatcgtatgtatgtatgtatgtatgtatatttcaATCCCAGCTGTGGATGAATGTGCAAAGGTAGGTAGTAGCTGTTGGGTGATGAGACCAAGTGGAGTGGACCATCCTCAGTCTGATGGATTCCTCCTTCTGCAGTTGCCTCTCTGGATATTTCGATTCAGGATAATCCATCCACATCATCCCTTCTTTTAATTCCTTGCTTTGTAAATTCCAACTTCTTTTCGGGGCTTTTTCTCAAACAGCCCtccctttttgttttctttcgatagatttattttttttctcttttgggttTATCTAAATTTCTGGTCTGGATGCTTTCTATCTCTCccagtttatttgtttttatcagGCCGCTTCTACTTCTCTTATTGTTTGTAAATGTGTATGCTGATGTAAACTCTGCAGTAAAATATGCAATCACAGTAAATTCCCCTTACCTTTTTTGGTCAATTTTCACTTTTTGGTAAAATACTGATAAATACAAACACGCACACGCACAGAggaggggaggagagagaaggggagAACAAGAGGTGAAACAAGCAAGGTGTCTCGCGTACTCAAGGGTTGGGTTTTGCTTTCCTAAAAGTACAATCTTTCTTGTGACACTAGTGCTTTTCAAAGTTAACTCATTTGCTTGCTGGTTAAACtgtctctctcgctctctctcgctctctctcgctctctctcatTAGGTTTAACAGCATTTTGCTGGTTACTATTATCGCTGTTGTGAGTGGAACCAtgattgggaaaaaaaaaaagaatgtacagGTGCACTTACGTAACAATGATTGaaatttttcatctttttttgttttagtttgggAATGAATTCACAGCGGGTaaggttttattttatttttgttgaattttgaaatttaaattctTGTCCTAATTTCCCAATTTTGAGTTCTGGATATGATTAGGGATTGGGGAAGTAGTGATGATGTGGATTATGGTAGTTTTATTGTTTGCTTAAATAGAGGATAAGGATGCTGTGAAAATTGAGTTTGAAAAGAGTGGGTCGCTTGAGAATAGCAGATAACTCCTTGTGGGCCTGCGCTGTTAAAACTGTTGATATCCCTATCAGTGGTGGTGGGGATGGGAGTGGGAGTGGGGATGGGGCTGCTGCTCAGAAACTGGGATTTTTGCTTTCTTACATTTCAAAGACTTGAAGGTTTTTTCTACTCTGTTTGGTTATTTCGTGGTCTGTTTCATATTTCACAGAGTAAAACCCTAATTACCATTCTACTACTAAATTTACGATTGGaattagttatatatatatatatatatatatatatatttttttttttttttttttttttttaaactgccATTTATTGCATCTATGATATTATGGTTTTCAGAGGTTTCTCATGCTCTAACTGAAGTTTGTTGCCTTTTTGCTCATTGATAGGTCACCAACTCAGAAAACTCCAATTCTTGAATTGTGGAGCAAATCGCCATTGAAATCTTAACTGAGTTTCTCTTGCTTAGCGTCTTACGCATCCGTTTCCCATAATTTAGCCCGCCATCAAAGAAGTTGCTAGCTGTAAGTTGTAACCAACTATTGAAATAATTTAGATCCAATTCCCATGAACAATTCTAGATTCTTGATAGTCCAAGACTCGGTGACTGGTGTAGCATAAATTGCGGAGGAGGTTGCTATATTTAATCTACTCTTCTTCCAGTGTGAAATATTTGGATAGTGGAGTCAAACAAGGATGACACAGATGACTGTGGAGGAAGTGGTCAGTAGCTCCTTATGGACTCGAGAGCAGGATAAGTCATTTGAGAATGCCCTTGCAACTTATCCTGAGAATTCTTCAGATCGGTGGGAGAAAATTGCAGCTGATGTACAAGGGAAAACCCTAGAGGAGATAAAACATCATTATGACCTCTTACTTGAGGATTTAACCCAGATCGAAGCTGGTGTTGTGCCGCTGCCTTGCTACAATTCTTCTTCAGAGGGTTCAACTAGCCATGCCAGTGATGAAGGAACCAATAAGAAAGGTGGACATTCTGGAAACTATAGCAGTGAATCTAATCATGGAAGTAAGGCTTCAAGGGCAGATCAGGAACGCCGAAAGGGGATTGCTTGGACAGAGGATGAGCACAGGTTAGTATTTTATTGTTGATTTAATGATTTTCTTGCCCGATAGGTGACATTTGTAGGAGTATCTGAATTAAGCTAAAGATTGGTTATTCTTTTCAAGTCCTCTATTTATCTTTATTATTGGTAGTAAATTTTATCAGGAGTTTTCTTTCCAATGGTAAGTTTTCTGAAGTTGCTTTAGGCCCTAAGGTTTAGTTGGCTAAACTATATCGAGCTTTACcttttgaagaacttccatATCCAGAATATTCCTTTTACGTTATTTGTATTTAGTATCAAGCTCATAGCCCATAGGTTATAATTTTTTGCAGTATCCTTGAATGATATTGgcataaataaagaaaacatggtATTTTCGTATTTAAACACATGACTAACATGGCAGCTGACTTCTCCTCATTTAACTTTTCTATATTGATGTGCAATTTGGTTAGGcttcatttggttttttctATATTTCATATGTAAGACTTGTTAAGAATTTATGGATACCTTATCGACTGTTAGTTAAATctgaaaacatgaaaatttggaTAACAAAGAAAACGGCATTGTAGTAGAAACCATCTAAAATAAGAGCCTTTTAGTTTTGTATCCAGGCtcctttaattaaaattttcttggGATTTGGTGTTCATGGATGGAACACCCTAGTGTAATATAATGATTTTGGTATATGCCTTACCTCAGCTATTTGCATATTGCACTACAGCATTGGGCTAAGAAACCAGTGTTTCTGGCACGAAGTGACTGGCAACTGCAACACCTTCTTTACTCAAATTGTGATTAGTTCTTAATTGTTTTAGTAGAAATATGTGCTCTGTAGATTTAGATGTGAACAGTAATTGTTATCATGAACACTGGTTTATTTATGGAAGTATAGAACTAAGGTATGCAGCTATGAAGATACCGTTTCAATAGGAAAGTGGCTTGAAATGACAAGAGACATGAAATAGCTCTGTCCTGTCACCATGAAACAACTAGGAAGGCCCCCAATCAACAACCCCATGGTAAAAACTTGTTTCTAGAGGCCGCACTTTTTGATATAGAAACCAGGTTCTATGGAATTTTATAGGGGAAATGGCCTGTTATATTACTGTTAAGTGGTGCCAACTGAAACGTTTGCGTGTTTTGATAATCTGCATATAGTACTTATAGAGGTGGCATTTCAGCTGAGAAAGATGGAAAGAAtagtttacccaaaaaaaaaaaaaaaaaaaaaagatggaaaggatTGTGGGAACTCTTAAATGTAAGGGTTTTAAAGAAACATAAAACATCTGTAACAAAAAAGTGAGATCATATTTCGTTCATGGTcatttcttatatttacaaCTGAAATCAGCTGACCACATTATCAGACTTGTGGCCTGATAGAGCCGTGAGCCGTGTGTGGTATGCATCAAGTTCTTGGTGTCCGGTCTGCCATTTATTGTCTCTGTAAATGAATTTGTCCAACAGTGTTTGCTTGACTTAAATACGTCATATTCTGTTTTCTAGTATGTTTCTCAATATGtatgatgattttttttctctcaattcTCTGAGTAGGAATTTTGGTAGTATTCATCTTGTGTCTCTGGGTTCTTATTATAGGTTAAATATTGATCACTTGCTAATTTTTTGGTGAGGGCTTTCTGCAATTTTGTGAGCCTCCAACACAGAGAATCTCAAGCTGATTCCAAATCCGAAAACTATATTGTCCCTATGGTGTTCCATTTATTATATATAGTTCCAACTTTTCTGTGTTTAGAAGTTTGGTGTCTGTTGAATTCACTGCTTATCTTAAGGTGTGTATGGTCCTTTAACATGTCCTAGGTACTGTCATCTTAGACCAACCATGTAATGTCTTCGGACTATTTGCTTCTGTGAGTTTTTCAATATAATGACTCatgtttttttctgtttttgttccATGACAGGCTGTTTCTTCTTGGCTTGGAAAAATATGGGAAAGGTGACTGGCGAAGTATATCTCGGAACTTTGTGGTAACAAGAACTCCTACGCAAGTGGCAAGCCACGCACAAAAGTACTTTATACGCTTGAATTCAATGAACAAGGACAGGAGGCGATCAAGCATTCATGACATCACCAGTGTCAACAATGGAGAAATTTCGGCAGCTCAAGGGCCGATCACTGGTCAAGCAAATGGTGCTGCACTAGGTTCCTCTGGCAAGTCCCCCAAACAATCTCCTGCTGGGCCCCCAGGGGTTGGCATGTACGGTGCACCGAGTATAGGGCAGCCAATTGGAGGACCCCTTGTCTCAGCTGTTGGCACACCTGTGAATCTCCCTGCTCCCCCGCACATGGCATATGGTGTTAGAGCCCCGGTACCTGGAGGAGTTGTTCCTGGTGCACCAATGAACATGGTTCCGATGACATATCCAATGCCTCATAGTTCGCATAGGTAATGTGATATAGAGCAGCAGCAGCTTCAGGAATCAGAATCATCTAGTGTACAAAGAGGAGGAGAAAACTTTTAGCTTGTGCTCTTGGTTGGGGTTAATTAGGATCAGAGTGCTCCGAGCCTGAATGTTTTACTTATTGGCAAAGCACAGGTTCAAGTGGTAGGTGGATGGTCCGTCGTTGCTTGTCTATTCTTGTTGGAATAAGCCATTTATTTGATTGGGTGGGGGGCAAAGAATGGCATGAATCTGTACAGGCAAATTCTGAAACAGATGATGGCATGAAGGCAAAGCAATATTTCTTTATTGGCGATTACAAATCCAGTCTACTAGTGTAGCATTCAAGGCAGTGACCCTTTTTGCATGTTATATTAGCATTGTCTttgctataaaaaattatttatttaaaatcttgTTTTCAGATTTGTAAGTGATTGCCCAAAGTTTGTGAATTGCGAATTACATTGATGTGAAAATATGTTGGAATTTTCAACAATTTCTTGTATTTCTGACTGATCCATCCAAGTGTTGATGACCATTTGATCTAACGATAGCCGGTCTCCACTCCACTTTGTCGAAAGAAACTCTGTGTTTAAATGGTCTAAACCGCGGTCTGCCGGTTAGTCCTAAAGTCAAATACGGTGAATGAGAGTGAGTTCAGAAAGTAGTAGTTTCAAAGGCTTGAAAAGCCTTTAAAACAAGCACGAATGAGTTGGAGTTTTAAACTTGGATCGCACTTTTTGTCTTGGAGGCAATGTCTGCAACACCAACACCACATTCCTCCTGGCACCTACTCTCAATCATAAAACCCAGCAGGCACTCTATCTCTATCGCCACCAAATGTTCCATAAACCCTAGTTCCCCAAATCCCCCGGAATCGGAATCAAAAACCCTGTGGACCGTCTCGGATATCGCTGCCGCTGTCAACGGGAGGGTCGTAAAATGGGGTCCTCCTGGAACCATTTCTACAGACACCAGAACCCTGCGACCTAACCAGTGGTTCTTCGCCATTGCCGGCCCAAACTTCGATGCCCACGATTTCGTCGCCCCGGAGTTGTCCCGCAGAGGCTGTGCCGGAGTTATCGGCAACCGCGTCTGCGAGAATTGGGACAGAGGCTTTGTTGAATGCCAGGGTAACACTGTCGTTTCGTTGAAGAAGATGGCTAGTTATGCGAGGAACAGGTTTCACGGTGAAGTGGTGGGAGTGACTGGGAGCGTGGGAAAGACTAGCACAAAGTCCATGATAGCTTTGGCTCTTGAGAGTTCAACATGTTTGGTTCATCAAAGTCATGGGAATTGGAACAATGAAATTGGGGTTGCTCTGTCGTTGATTGGGATGCCGAGGAATTCTGGGGTTGTGGTTTTGGAGATGGGAATGAGCGGGAAGGGGGAGATTTTAGAGCTTGCGAGGACGGCTAGGCCGACCGTAAGGCTCATTCTAAATGTGGGGGCTTCTCATTTTTGCAACTTTTCGAGTTTGGAGGAAATTGCAATTGCCAAAGGGGAAATTTTGGCGGAAGCAAAGCCCGGGGACGTCTGTGTTTTGAATGCTGACGATCCACTTGTCATGAGCCTCCCCGTGCCATATGGTGTCAAAAAGGTCTTTCTGCTCTCCCTGGTCTGGGCGCTTCTTATTTTTTCtgtataaaatgtaaaatgtgaATGCACCAATATACCAAAACAACACATCTTTGATCTTTCTCTTGTCCTGCTTTTAGTTTCTTTACAATACAAAATTGGGTGATTTGGAAAGCAAGCAATGAAACTCATACGAGAGCAGATACTGGATCTGCTAGTATTTTGCATAAGGTTATAGGTGAAGTCAGTTTGTTGTTTAATTTCTTGCCATAAACAGGTGCTGTTTGGTCGGAGACGGACAGTGGGGTGCCATGTTCGGTTGGTTGTATCAGAAAGCACAAACAGAGGTCTTGGAGTTAGAGTTGTCTTACAGAATCACCAAGAGATGTAAGCCCCTCCCCTCCCTCATACACATTCCTTGTCTGATTTAAATAACATTGTTTTCGTTGCTAGCTACTGTTTTTCGTTTTGATAAGCCTAAGTGCTCCCACTCACGCTCTTCACTGAAATGGTGGTTTCGTTTGTTTTCAGGGTAGAGTTTGTGATACCTAGTCCAGGCGTCCATTTGGGTGTCAATGCATGTGCGGCAGCAGCAGTAGCGACTCTTTTAGGAGCATCTCTTTCTCAAATTGGAGTTCGCCTGTCAGCCTTTTCTCCGGTTCACATGAGGTTGGAGCTTGAAATTGCTAGAAATGGAACCAAGATAGTGAATGATGCTTACAATGCAAACCCTGTGAGCACCAAGGCTGCCATTGACGTGCTTGAGAGTATTGATTGCAGAGGCAAAAGAATCGCCATACTCGGAGACATGTTAGAACTTGGTGGAATTGAGATGGAGTCACACGAGATGATTTTAAAGCAGTGTCGTAGTGCTCGTATTGATTTAGTTGGCCTCGTGGGGGAGAGGTTTTGTGCAGCAGCTGCGAGTATGAAGTCGCTTGACGAGATGAACATCGTATACGCTATTGACTCGGAAATTTTAGCGCAGGAAATTGTGAAGATGGTTAATTGCAATGATGTTGTGTTGGTAAAGGGTAGTCGAGGATTGCAAATGGAAaaagttgtgaatgcaattaAATTAATGGAATCAAACAACCCTATTTAATGACTTTCTCATATATAGAGAAATAGAAATGCTGCCGAGTCTGATTCAAAAGTGCTTAAAATTTGAGCTTAATTTTGTGTTCTCAACTGAAGTTGATAATTTATTTAGTTGATGATGTCTTTTGTCACCCCAAGCGTCATAAAATCATGCAGAAAAGTTGGAAGTATGACTAAGCCACCTTTTTTCTGTGATTCTGCGATCCCTTGCGCATTCAAGCACGAGGCATGTTAGTGACTATAAAACTCTTTTGGCCAAACTATGTTTAGAGTGACTTTCGAAATGActaaagcaaattcaatttccaTCACATTAGTCATACTCAATAGACAATTAGACGTTCAAACAAACGAAGGACATCAATTGATGTGCAATATGATGAATTTAGGCCTTCCACAGTGGTTTGAGTGTGATTCGTAGAGTGTCCTATGTATATTGGGACTAAGGTGGTCCCAAGACCACTTAAAGTTTGAAAACTATACATGTAGAGTTCTCCTGAGGTTCCTTTTGTGCCCATTAAGTATTTGATGTAATGTCTGCTAGGCATATCTCGGCAGCACTCTGCAGTTTGCATCGAGAGCACTTGACAAATTTTCTCGATAACACTCATCAGATTGCTTCAACATATGTCGATATATGTTGACATGCGGGCAACACGGTTCAGTTGACAATAACAAACCCACCAAATAATTGACGAAATGCTTCGATGAATAAACTATAATTTTTTTGCACATTTTGCGCtctgtttttattaaaaaacttAGACCTTTAACACTGAGACCCCCATTGCTCTAATTTTGGATCCACCACTATACAGTCTAAGTTTGATAACTATAACTCCTGCTACACTAGTGTGAGTCCAATATATTGGTATTACACTCAAATTCTCCGGTCCATTGTAAGAGTGTAATCTTTTTTATATGAGTTCAGTATATTAGTTGtaacaatttaaaaataaaaaaaaacctcaaaCTTAAGAGGGCTTGTATTCCATGATTCACCTTAAGCTTATATAAAATTGCatgataaatataaatatataaaatgcaAGTAGAGAGTAGAATGGACATGCGGAGGAAGGGAAGAAGTATGATTATCTCTCCTCCTATGACCATTTCCTCCTCTCACACTATTCTTTTTGTCTTATTctctatataaaaaatttaaaacaagaTGTAAACATAATGTAATCGCAATTATTTAAATAAGAGGGGATGAAagaggagagaatcctactccggAAGGGAATGGGAGCTGATGTGTGTTTGACGTCTGGatctccctttttctttcttagaCGATGGGTTTAGATCACAAATAAAAAAGTTGGGAGTAACCAATTGTCTCTCTGGCCACACAGACAATCTTTTGCTTACAGGGGATGGACCATTTGGATTTCGAAAACAAAAGGTGGTGAGGGAGGATACCTCTCCACCTTTCCTCCTATATCCTTGCCTGCCGAGTGACTCGGCTAGGCTTAGCTTTAGCTAGCAcacctttttctctctttcattttatttaacCCATTTATTTTGCTGGGAATTGACCAATGAATTAGAAAGCTTCGATTcaaagatataaaaaaaaacaaaggtgtcttttaattagattaaaaggAAAGGAACGCCAAATTGGCCATGATGGTGACGATTCATCAAAATCTGTCCAGATAAGCACTTGCACAGTTGCACTTGCCCTGTCGACGGAGATGTGACACGACCCGACCAGCTGGGCCTGAGTCCGAGTGACATGGCTGGTTAAGACTTTGCTCTTTTGACCAATGTTAAACGCTTCACTTAATATGGAATATGTGCAAGGGGGATGGTCGGTGGTCCTCTTTGCTTCTCTCAACTAACTGCCGCCACCTTTTTCTTGCAACCGCAAATTTTATGGGTTCCCTGGGTTTGGCATGAGAACAATGTAAGAGAACTCATACTCTAACAAACAGCACACATACACACTGAGGACAGGGTGATGAATTACTTGTCCAACATATCTCCTAGTCTGAGTCCTATACCAAGTGATTCGGGTGATGTACAAATTTGGTCAGGAATAGTCAAATACTTGTTCCCTCCTTTTCGTCATCTTATCTTAATTAGTAGTAGTAGGTAGTTAGTGGTATTATAAGTATATTAGTAAGAGgaaaggagaggagaggagaggagggaGGGTGGGTGGGTGGGGTGGCAATTGGCAATGGCATCAGAAAGCTAAAGGTCCAGCTCAAAAGTTTTCATTGACACATCTGAATTCCTCTTTTCCAAATACAGTTGGTtacaatattattattattattattatactaTTTGAGCAAAGTTAATTAAGTAAGACGATGCTTGTTCAATTAAATCTAATCTTAATTTATAATGATTGAAAAGTTAGCATAATTCCCAATTAATCAGGAATTAATCAAGATATATactctccttttcttcttttttatccCCAAATCCTTTGTCTTTTCCTGTTTGTTGTAATGCTTGGGCAGAGCTGATTTGGAAAATACAGCAAAAGATATATAACAACTCAGACAAACAAGGTGGACGAGACGGACAACACAAACACATTTGGAGATGGAAATGGGGGATATGCATGCAAAACCTTTTTTCTTTCGAGTTATTTGTTTGCACAACACAACATATAAACCTTATTGCTAAAATGTCTATTTCTTAAAGCAAAACTACCGATCCAAGATAACATATATGCCATGTCATTATCTTTTGAAAATGAAAAGATAATATTTTTATCTTTAAAAAAGAGTACGTGTAGTAGTAGGAGTAGTAGTGCCTTTATTCTCACTGATGAGCCATACATGACTCATGCAACCAAAAGTTAGAT
Proteins encoded in this window:
- the LOC126597375 gene encoding transcription factor SRM1-like, with the translated sequence MTQMTVEEVVSSSLWTREQDKSFENALATYPENSSDRWEKIAADVQGKTLEEIKHHYDLLLEDLTQIEAGVVPLPCYNSSSEGSTSHASDEGTNKKGGHSGNYSSESNHGSKASRADQERRKGIAWTEDEHRLFLLGLEKYGKGDWRSISRNFVVTRTPTQVASHAQKYFIRLNSMNKDRRRSSIHDITSVNNGEISAAQGPITGQANGAALGSSGKSPKQSPAGPPGVGMYGAPSIGQPIGGPLVSAVGTPVNLPAPPHMAYGVRAPVPGGVVPGAPMNMVPMTYPMPHSSHR
- the LOC126597371 gene encoding uncharacterized protein LOC126597371; amino-acid sequence: MSATPTPHSSWHLLSIIKPSRHSISIATKCSINPSSPNPPESESKTLWTVSDIAAAVNGRVVKWGPPGTISTDTRTLRPNQWFFAIAGPNFDAHDFVAPELSRRGCAGVIGNRVCENWDRGFVECQGNTVVSLKKMASYARNRFHGEVVGVTGSVGKTSTKSMIALALESSTCLVHQSHGNWNNEIGVALSLIGMPRNSGVVVLEMGMSGKGEILELARTARPTVRLILNVGASHFCNFSSLEEIAIAKGEILAEAKPGDVCVLNADDPLVMSLPVPYGVKKVLFGRRRTVGCHVRLVVSESTNRGLGVRVVLQNHQEMVEFVIPSPGVHLGVNACAAAAVATLLGASLSQIGVRLSAFSPVHMRLELEIARNGTKIVNDAYNANPVSTKAAIDVLESIDCRGKRIAILGDMLELGGIEMESHEMILKQCRSARIDLVGLVGERFCAAAASMKSLDEMNIVYAIDSEILAQEIVKMVNCNDVVLVKGSRGLQMEKVVNAIKLMESNNPI